The sequence below is a genomic window from Sorangiineae bacterium MSr12523.
CCCGATGCCGTCTTCGTACCGGTGGGCGATGGGTGCATCGCGGGGGCCGTTCACAAGGGATTCGACGACCTCCTCCAACTGGGCTTCCTCGAACGAATGCCGCGCATCTACGGCGTTCAATCCGACAAGAGCGCAGCCATCCACCGGGCGTGGGTGCGCCAAGCTCCCATCCGAAAGGTGAACGCCACGAGTCGCGCCGACAGCATTTGCGCCGACATGCCTCGCGATGGCGCCAAGGCTCTTCGCGCCATCCGTGAGACCGGCGGCAGCTTCCTGGCCGTGTCCGATGGCCACATTTTGAAGGCCATCGTCGATCTCGCCCGCAAAGAAGGCATTTTCGTCGAGCCCGCGGCCGCGGCGTCGCTTGCCGGCTTGTGCAGCGCCCGCGCCCAAGGGTTGGTGCGCGACGGTGAGAAGGTGGTTCTGCTCCTCACCGGCTCCGGCTTGAAGGATCCGCTCGCCGGCGCGGAGCTGCTCGCCAAGCCCCTCCGCGTGTCGACCCTCGACGACGTGAAAAAGGTGGAGCACCTTTCGGCATGAATTTCCTTCTGCTGGTGGCCGCGTCGTTCTTGTTCGCCGTGGGCGGTCTCTTCATGAAGTACTCGCTCGGCCTGACGCGACTGGGCCCCACCGTGGTGGTGCTGCTCCTCTTCTGCATGGGGGCGGCATGCCAAACCGTGGCGATGAAGCACGAGGAAATGGGCGTTACCTACGTGGTCGTCCTCGGGCTCGAGGCGGTGGTGGCATTTGCCCTCAGCATTGGCGTACTGGGCGAATCGCTCTCGCCGCCAAAGTTGGGGGCGGTACTCTTGATCCTCGCCGGTATTGCTCTATTGAAATGGGTGTAGAGGAGTACACCCGTTGTTGCAGCAGATCTTGGACGAGATTCCCGCGTTTGCGGGGTACAAAGATCGCCAATCGGTATTCCTTTATGCCAACAAAGCTTATGCCGTTCTCATCGGATTACCGCATTCCGAGGACGTCGTCGGCCGCACGGATTTCGACATGCCCTGTGAGACGGTGGCATGTGCTCCGATGTTTCAGAAGCAAGATCAGGAAGTGCTGCGCTCACGCCAGCCGCTGCGAATCCTGGATGTGCATCGCTTCGCCGACGGCAAGTGGCGCGCATTTCTCGTGACGAAGACACCTCTTTTCGGAGGTTCTTCGGAGAACGACGAGCCCATCGGCACGATGTTTTACGGGGTGGACATCACGTCGCCGGGCATCATCGAGTTGGGCTCGGTGCTCGGCCGGATCCACGCGGGCGCGGATCCCAAAGCGCTGGTCGGTGCCGGGAGCCATCTCGTCGAAGGATTCTCGGCCGATACGGGCACCTTGACGCGTCGGGAGGCGGAGATCCTCTTTTTTCTTCTTCGCGGAAAGAGCGCGAAGGAGACCGCGGTCATTCTGTCGATGTCACGGCGCACGGTGGAGCAGCACATCGACAAAATGAAGCAAAAGCTCGGCGCGCGAAGCAAATTCGAGCTCATCGAGGTGGCCATCGAAGCGGGGTACATGCACCGCATCCCGGATTCGCTCTTCTCGAGGCAGCTGTCGATAACCTTGGGTTGAGCAATCCTGACACGATGCTGTCATCGCCCCTGGGTAGCGTCGGGGCCATGACAGAGAACATCGCAGCGAAGTTGGTGGCGACGTATTTCGAGTCCTGGCGGAGCAGGGATTTCGACACATTGCGGTCGATTCTCGCGGACGACGCGAACTTCGTCGGTCCATTGGGCACGGCGGAGACCGGGGATGCTTGCCGGCAGGGGCTCGAGGGTTTGTCGAAGATCACGACGGACATCGTGATCCGGAAGATGGTGACCGATGGCAACGACGTGATCACGTGGTTCGAGCTCCACACGACCCAGGCGCCACCCATGGCCGTCGCCAACTGGAGTCACATCGAGAACGGCAAGATCAAGCGAATCCGCGTGACCTTCGACCCACGCCCCCTCACGGGCGGGAAGAAATGAATGACCCTTTGGCGACGGTGGCGTTCGTTACAACCCGAAGAGCAGTGTCAGCAGTTCGTCGATGTTCTCCATCTCTTGGACTTCGGCGCGTCCAACACGGCAACGACCAGTGTGTGCAGGTCGAGCTCTCCACTCTGGAGAACGATGAAATTCGCTGGCTTGCCGCCGGAAAATCCGGTTGCCGACGGTGATTTTAGGATGTCCCCTTTTCGTGGCTCTCACTTGCACATCCGATCGAGGAGTTCATTCGCAAGTCGCAGGCGCTCACGCGTTTGTGGCGACATCTTCGCGAGTGCCCCGTTGAGAGCTCGAATTCGGTCCTCTCGAAGTGCGCGCAGCCGTAGTTCTCGACAATATTCCGCTTCCGAACGGTCGCCAGCAAGCTGGCGCAAAAGGGCCCGATCCTTGGCAGGGATGTTGAGATTGATGCGCTCCATGCATCCTATTCTAAGGATGCGCTAGCGGGATGCAGAAAGGTACATCCCTTGCGCAGGCAGCAGCTGTACCGCTCAGCGGCGAGACGTGATCCGCGCGAGAAGTTCCGCGTTCTCGGGGACCCCACTGAGGAAGCGCTCGCGATCCGCCGTGTCGTGGAACGTGGCGGCGCGTGCCATCAATCGAGCGTGCGCCTGCTGCAGTGCCTCCGTGGGGGACTCGCGGGTCTTGGCGTAGACGAGGCGGATGCGCGATTCGGCGTCTTCGAAGGTGCCGATGCTGGTCAGGATCTCGTGGGACGAAGTGGCGGCTTCGCGGGCTTCGTCGAGGCGGCCGCCGTCGAGTAGGACCTCGGCCAGCACCGCGAGGGCGTGCGCGCGGTAGGGCGGGGACGCGATCAGCGTGCCCGCGGCCTCGCGTGCCGTCGATTCGGCTTTTTCGAGCGCGCCCGCGGAGCGGTGCACGTGGGCCAGCGCGGTGAGCGCAAAGCCCGCGAGGACGCGGTTGTGCGAAACGAGGGATGTCGCCGCGATGCTCGCCTCGTGCGCGGCCTCGTCGAACAGACCACGCTGCGCGATCGCCAGGGCCAGGATGGCCCGTGCGGTGTCACCTGCGTAGGCGAGCCCGATGCGCTCGGTCAGCGGGATCATCTCGCGCATCATCTCCTCCGCGTCGCCGGCGGCGCCCGCGAGAAGCGTCGCATGGCCCCACCACGCGCGCGCCAAAAGCGCATTGCGCGTATCGCCCGCGCTCTCGAAGGACCGAACGCAGGCTTCGCCGAGTTCCTTGTAGCTGCAAGGATTTCCGCCCAAGAAGCGCGCGCACTGACGTTGCGCGAGGAGCGCCCAGCCCCACGCCACCGGATCGGCCTTCGTCGGCTCGTCGCAGAAGGAAAGGAGCCGCTGCAGGAAGGCGCCCGCCATCGGGTAAATCCCCAGCGCACACGCGAACGACACCACGAACGACGCGGGCATCACGTACGCCGCGCGCGCCTCGGGCAGCGGATCGATGCTCTGCAGCTCGCCGACGACCCCGGCCAGCGCCGGCACGTTGCCGTGGTGCGCGTGCACCACCAGCTTGCCGGCCATCGTTTTGCACCACAGCGCACTTCCGCGCGGCAAATTCGCCGATGCCTCGTCCAGCCATGGCGCGACCGGCTCGTGATCGTTGCGCCAGATGTACGTCTCGGCTTGCACCAGGCGAAGCGCCCCGAGGCGCTCGCCGGTGACACCTTTGGCGATGGCCCGCTCCGCATCGCGAAGCGCCGCGTCCAGGTGATTCGCCTCGAAAGCTTGCTCGGCCGCGCGGCACCACCAATCGAGCGCCCGAACCGGATCGCCGGCGAGCTCGTAGTGCTCGGCCAGGTACCCGGCGTCGTCCTCCCCGCTGCGTTCGAGCCACGCGCCTGCCACTCGATGCGCCGCCGCGCGATCCTCGTCCGTCAGCATGGCGTACGCCCCATCACGAAGCAGCGCATGCCGAAAGCCGTATTCGTCCTCGCCCGCGAATTTCCCGGCCCCGCGGCGCACGATGATCTCCTCCTCGAGCAGCAGCGACAGCTCGCGCGACAGCGTCGCCGCCCGCTGCTGTCCGCCGAGGAGCTCGGCCACGCCACCCCGCCAGAAGACCTCGCCGAACACACTCGCCGCGCGCAGCACGCGCCGGGTGCGCGGTTGCAGCCGCTCCAGATGCGTGTGCACCATCGCCAGAATCGTATCCGGCAGGCCCTCGTGGTTTTTGCCCTGTGCGATGGCCCGGATCAACTCCTCCAGATAAAAGGCATTGCCCTCCGCGCGTTCCACCAGGCGCGCAATCAACTCCGCGCCGACCTTTTCCCCCAACGCATCGCGCACGAAGCGCTCCGCCGCCGTTCGCGACAGCGGCGACAGAGAAATCTCCTGCATCTTGCGCCGCTGCCGCAGATCCGGAAATTGCTCGTGCACCTCCGGCCGCGCCAGCGCGAGCAGCATCCACGGGCGCGCGTGCAGATCGCGCAGCGCCTCGCCGAGGCACTGCACCGACGGAAGATCTGCCCAGTGCATGTCCTCGATGACCACGATGACCGAGCCCGACGCCGTCTCCGCGGCAAGCAGCTCCTGCCACGCCCGGCGGATCTGCTCGAACATCACCGACGGATCGCGCCGCGCGGCAGGAAGCTCGGGGCTCGCGTCGTCGGGGAACGGCACAGTGGCCAGCTCGCCCACGAACGCCGCCACCCGCGCGACATTCTTTCGCGGCACCCGCTCCGCCACGCGTGCCACGATCTTCTGCTGGCTCAATTGCGCAGGCTCCCCGCGCACCAGGCCCGCGTGCCGCCGCACGGCCGGTGCGAGCAGCGAAAACGGCGAGCCTTGTCGCATCGAATCGCCCGAACCGAGCCACACGCGCGTGTTCGGCGCACGCGCTTCCAGGCGATGGAGAAACTCTTCCCGTAATCGCGACTTGCCCATGCCCGCCGGCGCCGTGACCAACACGCTCTGCGCGGACTTCTCCGAGACGCACTCGTCGAACGTCGCATCCAGCAGCGAGAGCTCGCGCTCACGCCCCACGAACGCCGCAGGCCGGCCGAGCAACGTGCGCGCTGGCACGACGTGCTCCCGCTCGCCGTGCAGCTCCAGGTGGTCGCCCGTTCCGGCCACCTCGAACCGAGCATCGAGCAGCGCCGCCGTCACCTCGTCGATGCGTATGGGCAGCGACCGCAAGCTCGGGCGCGGCGTCGCTCCTGAACGCGGCATGCGACTCTCGGGCGGCCGATCGAGCTCGCGCTCGAAGAGCCGCGCCGCGCGCTCGATGGCTTCGTCGATCGTGTCCGGCCCCGTGCGCGTTCGCCCGAGCTCGCGCCTCCCCGTGGCCAGCGCCATCGGCACCCAAGGCATCGCCGCGCGCAGCACCAGCGCACACCGCGCCGCGCGCATGGCTTGATCCGTGGCCGCCGTCTCACTGGCCGCCGCCCACAGCGTCATCACCAGCGCGCCGTTGCCGAGCCGATCCACCTTGGCCCCAAAGGGCCGCACCAGATCGGCGAGCGCCACGGGATCGAGCACCGCCCGCCGGAAATCGCGCGAGTAGACCGCCACCAGATCTTCCGACGTGCCCAATGTCGATGCGTACGCCAGCGAAGCCTCCGCCGGCGGCGTGACCAGTGCCTTCGGATCCCACGTCACCGCTTCGCCGGCGACCACCACCGAGACCAGCCTTCGCTCCGCCTCCGTGATGACGGGCACGCGCATCATCGAGGGGGGCGCCATCGACATGAGCCCGCGGTGCGCACCGATCTCGCGCAGCTTCGCCAACACGGCGCCGCCATCGAGCGGACGCTCGCTCCGCTCCTTGGACAACATGGCCGCCACCAGAGCATCCAGCTCCTCGGGCACGTCGGGCAGGCGATCGCGAAGGCGCGGCGGCTCCTCGAGCACGATCTTCAGCAGCACGGCCAGCGCATGGTTCGCCACGAACGCCGGCTTGCCCGTGATGCACTCGAACATGAGGCAGCCCAGGGAAAACACGTCCGCGCGGGCATCGACTTTTTCGCCGCGAATCTGCTCGGGGGCCATGTAGCCCGGCGTGCCGATGACGCGGCCCGTGGCCGTGATGGTCGTGCGCGTGTTGGTCTCCAGGCGCGCGATGCCAAAATCGAGAAGGCGCAGCCCGCTGTCGCCTTCGCCCGAGGCCGGCCCCACGCCCTGCTCGCGGCGCAGAAGGAAGACGTTGCTCGGTTTGATGTCGCGGTGAATGACACCGTGTGCGTGGGCGTGAGCCAAGGCCTCGGCGAGGTGCCGGAAGATGCGCAGTGCCTCGTCGAGTTCGAGTCCGGTGTCCTCGTCGCGGTGCCATTGCAGTCGCGAGCCGAGGTCTTCCCCATCGAGCCACTCCATGGCGAGGTAGGGCTGGCCATCGGCGGTCAAGCCGTGCGCGACATACGAGACGATGCTCGGATGGCGAAGCTCCGAAAGAAGCGTGGCCTCCAGCATGAAGCGGCCCTCGCTATCCTCGCTTCGGCCCAGGACCTTCAGGGCCACCGGCGCGTTCGCTTGGAGATCGTGTGCAGAATACACGATTCCCATGCCACCCTTGCCGATCTCCCGGTCGATACGAAATCGCTCCGCGACGATGTCGCCTTGATGCACGGACGACGAGTATAGACGTAGGATAGCCTGGTGACCACGACGACACTGACGTCGACGGACGACTCCGAGCAGACGGGCAACGACGGTGCCCGCGAGCGCAAGGACGTCGGGTTCATCATCGTATGGTCGTCGTCCGAGCCGCATCGCGTGGGCGAGATTGCGCTGCTCACGAGCGAGAAGGACGTTTACGTGCTGGGGCGCAGCGACAAGCCGGAGCCGGGCCCGGGGGACGTGCGCCCGCGGGTGACCTTCTTCCGGCAGCGCCCCGGGGAGGTCACCCGGGCGGGCCCGCTCGAGTCCCAGCGGATTTCACGCGAGCAGCTCCAGGTGTGGCGCGAGCCCGGCGAAGCCGTTCTCCACGTGAAAAACGTCGGCCGGTGCCGTCTCTTCGGCGAGAGCGGCGACACCGAGGTGTCCGAGCTGAGCGTGCGCCCGGGCGATCTGCTCGAGCTGCGCGGGCAGGTCCTTCTCATGTGCGTGGAGCGCCTCGCGTGGGTTGGGCCCTCGGGTGCATTGCGCGCGTATCCGCCCTTCGAATTCGGCATGGCCGATGCGCATGGCATCGTCGGCGAGTCGCCCGAGGCGTGGCGCATGCGCGAAATCGTGGCCTTCGTGGCGAAGCGCGCGGGGCACGTGCTGGTGCGCGGCGATAGCGGCACCGGCAAGGAGCTGGTCGCGCGGGCGCTGCATGCTCTGTCGGATCGGCAGACGCGGGCCATGGTCTCGCGCAATGCGGCGACTTTGCCCGAGGGCCTCATCGACGCGGAGCTTTTCGGCAACGCGCGCAACTACCCCAACGCGGGCATGGAGGCGCGTGCGGGGCTCGTGGGCGAGGCGCACGAGTCGACCTTGTTTCTCGACGAGTTCGCGGAGTTGCCTTCGGGGCTGCAGGCGCATTTGCTTCGCGTGCTCGACGCGGGTGAGTACACGCGCCTGGGCGAGCCGCGCCCGCGCCGGGCGGACTTTCGCCTGATTGCGGCCACGAATCGGCCGCTCGCCGCGTTGAAGCAGGACGTGCTCGCGCGCCTTCCATTCCGCATCGAGCTCGCGGGCCTCGGCGAACGCCGCGAGGACATCCCGTTGCTTCTCGCCCATGTGTTGCGGAGCATCCACGCGAGCGATCCCGAAGCCGTTGCCCGCTTCATGGACGGCACCACGCCGCGCCTTTCTGCGGATCTCGTGAAGTCGCTGCTGCGCCACCCGTACACGACGCACGCGCGCGAACTTTCCACGTTGGTATGGCAATCCGTCATGTCGAGCCCCGGCGATCGCCTGGAGGTGCCCGAGGTGCTGGCCCGCGGCCCACGCAAAGAGGTGGACACCAGCCCCGATATCCGGCTGGACACCAGCACGGGCGAGCTGCCCGTGGCCGGCGGCGACGAGGATTCCCTGAGTCCCGCCCGCATCCAAGCTTGCCTCGACGCCCACAACGGGGTCATCGAACATGCCTGGCGCGCCCTTGGTCTGTCCAGCCGCCATGCCCTGGCACGCCTGATTCGAAAACACCGGCTCGAACTACGCCGATCTCCAAAGTAGAGTCGAGGTTTGCGGCACACCGCCCCCGTTCTTGCTTGCCGCGTGCATGGCCAGTTGCTGCAACTCGATTGTGCCAATATCGACGAAATTGCTGAGTTGTTGTAAAGAGGCGCACGATGCATATGCCGCGCCCTCTGCTACCTGTGTTCGCTTGCGCGCTGGCTGCCTGCGCCAGCACCTCCCCTACCGCCCCGCAGGCCCCTTCCGTCGACGTCGCGAGTCCGATTTTGCCCGAAGTGCGGGCGGCGGCCGCCGGACCGCACCACGCGTTCAACGTCGATGACATGCTCGCGATGGAGCGTCTCGAGCAGCTCGACGTGTCCCCCGACGGAAAGCTCGTCGTCTTCACGGTCTCCACCGCCGACGTGACGGCCAACAAGCGCCGCACGGATCTCTGGCTGGCCACCGTCGACGGCGCCTCGGTGCGCCGCCTCACCACGCACCCCGAGGGTGACTTCGGCGCGCGCTTCGCGCCCGATGGAAAGAGCATCTACTTCATCTCGCGGCGAAGCGGCTCCATGCAAGTGCATCGCCTCCCGCTCGAGGGCGGTGAGCCCAGCCAGGTCACCTCGCTGCCGCTGGACGTGGATTTCGCCATTCCGTTTCCGGACGGCAAGCGCCTCCTCATTGCGATGGAGGTCTACCCCGATGCGGCGACCGTCGAGGAGACGGCCAAGCGCGACGAGGCCAAGGCGAAGTCTCCCTCCAAGGTGATGGCCTTCGACCAAGCGATGTTCCGGCATTGGGACAAGTGGGACGATGGCAAGCGGTCGCACCTCTTCGTGTGGCGCCCCGACGGGCCGCCGATCGACCTGATGAAGGGCTCTCCTTACGATGCTCCGCCCGGGCCGTTCGGCGGTCCCGATCAAGTGACCATCTCCCCGGATGGACGCGCCGTCGTCTTCGCGTCGAAGCAGGTGGGCCGTGAGGCCGCGTGGTCGACGAACATCGATCTCTGGCGCGTTCCCACGGATGGAAGCGCGGCGCCGGTGTCCCTGACGTCGAAGAACCCGGCGGAGGATACGTCCCCGGTCTTTTCTCCCGATGGATCGAAGGTCGCTTATTTGGCGATGTCGCGTGCGGGCTTCGAGGCGGATCGCCGCCGCGTCGTCATCCTCGATTGGAAGAGCGGGCAATCGCGCGTGCTGACCGAGGCGTGGGATCGCTCGGTGGCCACGCTGACCTGGAGCCGCAACGGCAAGACGCTGTACGCGACGGCCGACAATCTTGGGCACCGAAGCCTCTTTGGGATTGCCGCAGACAGCGGAAAGGTGACCACCCTGGTGCAGGAGGGCACCGTGGCGGACGTGCAGGTTGCGGGCGATCGCCTGGTGTTCCTGCGCGATACGCTGACCAACCCGGCCGAGATTTGGGTCTCCGGGTTCGACGGGCGCACGCCGAAGCCGATTACGCACATCAACGATGCGCGCGTGGCCGCGATCGATTGGGGTGAGCCGCAGCAATTCACCTTCGATGGCGCCAAGGGCGAGAAGGTGCACGCGTGGATCGTGAAGCCGCACGGTGCGCGTGGTCCGGTGCCGGTGGCGATGCTGATTCACGGAGGACCGCAGAGCTCCTTCGGGAACCACTTCCACTACCGATGGAACCCGCAGATTTACGCGGGGCGCGGCTTCGGCGCGATCATGGTCGACTTCCACGGCTCGACCGGGTACGGCCAGGCCTTCACGGATGCCATTCGCAACGATTGGGGCGGGGCGCCGTACGAGGACATCATGAAGGGGCTGGACGCGGCGCTGGCCAAATATCCCTATTTGGATAAGTCCCGCATGGTGGCGCTCGGCGCCTCGTACGGCGGATTCATGATCAATTGGATCAACGGCAATACGGATCGCTTCAAGGCGCTCGTTTGCCACGACGGGAACCTCGACGAGACCACCGCGTACTTCGACACCGAGGAACTCTGGTTCCCGGAGTGGGAGCACGGAGGCACGCCGTGGGACAACCCCGAGGGCTACTCGAAGCATAGCCCGATGAAGCTGGTGAAAAACTGGAAGACCCCGACCATGGTCATCCACGGCGGCAAAGACTTCCGCGTGGTGGATACCCAAGGCATGTCCACCTTCACCGCCCTGCAGCGCCGCGGCGTCCCCTCGCGTTTCGTGTACTTCCCCGACGAGAACCACTGGGTTCTGAAGCCGCAAAACTCGAAACGCTGGCACGAAGAAGTGCTCGGCTGGATCGAGAAGTATTCGAAGTAGTCACAGGAAGACGGGAAGCAAAAAACTTCCCGTCTCCCCCTCGGAAACGACGCTCCGCGGAGTGCAGACGACGCACGGATAGAGTGCTGTAGGTGCACTGGAAGACATTCGGCACAGCGCCTAGCTTGAGCGCCGTGTGGAGCCGCATTCCAGCATTCCAACTCGCCTCGGCGGCATGTTTGCCGGCCATCGCCATCGCGTTCGCAGGAATCGGCAACCTTTGGCGCATGCACGATGCGCCATCGTATTCTTATGATCGTGACATCGCCCCGATCGTGAATCGCCGGTGTGTGCATTGCCATTCCTCGGACGGCCTTGCCGCGCGGCCGCGGCTCGACAGCTACGAAGCATTGTCGAAGGTGGGCGCGACGATGAAATACATGGTCCAAGCGCGCATGATGCCGCCGTGGATCGCGGAGAACAGCGGCACCTGTAGGACCTGGAACGATTCGTCGTGGCTCACCGACGGGGAGCTCTCGACGTTGGTTCATTGGCAAGAGCAGGGGATGCCGCGCGGCGATCCCACCGAGCCATTGGCGCTCGAGCGCAAAACCCTGCCGGAGCTCGGGCGCGCCGACGTGACTTTGGACACGGGCGCCGATTACGTGGCGGGGCTCGGGGCCAGCGCGTATCGATGTTTCGTGGTGGACCCGGGACTTTCGCGCGACCGTATGCTCACCGGCATTCGCGTCGAGTCCTCCGATCCGCGCATGGTTGCGCAAGTGACCATATTTTCCACGGCCTCCAGCGAGGCGGATGCCGAGGCCACGCGCCTCGATCAGGAGGACCTGGCCCCGGGCTATTCGTGTTACGGCTCGCCGCGATTGGATGCGGCGCGGCTCGTTGCGAGCTGGACGTGGGGGGCGCCGTCATTGCCATTCCCGGAAGGCACCGGATTGCGTCTCGCAGCCGGGCGCAAGATGGTGGTCCAGGTCCATTACAACGTGATCACGTCGGGGCTGGGGGTGGCCACACGGACGCGGGTCGATCTGAGACTCGATGACGTCGGGCAGGTTCGCGAGGCCTCTTTCGTGGCCCTTTCCGCGGGGGACATCGCGCTGGCCCCCGGGAAGGTCCACGTCGAGGCCGAGGGCGAACGCACGGTGGATCGCCCCGCCACCGTTCTCGCCGTCGCCCCGCAGATGCACACGCTAGGGCGAACGATGCAAATCGACCACGCCCACGGTGCGTCCCGCGATTGCGCCGCAAATTTCGATCATTGGAATTTCTACAGCCAACGCCTCTTCATTTACGAAAAGCCG
It includes:
- a CDS encoding SMR family transporter, translating into MNFLLLVAASFLFAVGGLFMKYSLGLTRLGPTVVVLLLFCMGAACQTVAMKHEEMGVTYVVVLGLEAVVAFALSIGVLGESLSPPKLGAVLLILAGIALLKWV
- a CDS encoding helix-turn-helix transcriptional regulator, whose amino-acid sequence is MLQQILDEIPAFAGYKDRQSVFLYANKAYAVLIGLPHSEDVVGRTDFDMPCETVACAPMFQKQDQEVLRSRQPLRILDVHRFADGKWRAFLVTKTPLFGGSSENDEPIGTMFYGVDITSPGIIELGSVLGRIHAGADPKALVGAGSHLVEGFSADTGTLTRREAEILFFLLRGKSAKETAVILSMSRRTVEQHIDKMKQKLGARSKFELIEVAIEAGYMHRIPDSLFSRQLSITLG
- a CDS encoding nuclear transport factor 2 family protein — protein: MTENIAAKLVATYFESWRSRDFDTLRSILADDANFVGPLGTAETGDACRQGLEGLSKITTDIVIRKMVTDGNDVITWFELHTTQAPPMAVANWSHIENGKIKRIRVTFDPRPLTGGKK
- a CDS encoding protein kinase, with product MHQGDIVAERFRIDREIGKGGMGIVYSAHDLQANAPVALKVLGRSEDSEGRFMLEATLLSELRHPSIVSYVAHGLTADGQPYLAMEWLDGEDLGSRLQWHRDEDTGLELDEALRIFRHLAEALAHAHAHGVIHRDIKPSNVFLLRREQGVGPASGEGDSGLRLLDFGIARLETNTRTTITATGRVIGTPGYMAPEQIRGEKVDARADVFSLGCLMFECITGKPAFVANHALAVLLKIVLEEPPRLRDRLPDVPEELDALVAAMLSKERSERPLDGGAVLAKLREIGAHRGLMSMAPPSMMRVPVITEAERRLVSVVVAGEAVTWDPKALVTPPAEASLAYASTLGTSEDLVAVYSRDFRRAVLDPVALADLVRPFGAKVDRLGNGALVMTLWAAASETAATDQAMRAARCALVLRAAMPWVPMALATGRRELGRTRTGPDTIDEAIERAARLFERELDRPPESRMPRSGATPRPSLRSLPIRIDEVTAALLDARFEVAGTGDHLELHGEREHVVPARTLLGRPAAFVGRERELSLLDATFDECVSEKSAQSVLVTAPAGMGKSRLREEFLHRLEARAPNTRVWLGSGDSMRQGSPFSLLAPAVRRHAGLVRGEPAQLSQQKIVARVAERVPRKNVARVAAFVGELATVPFPDDASPELPAARRDPSVMFEQIRRAWQELLAAETASGSVIVVIEDMHWADLPSVQCLGEALRDLHARPWMLLALARPEVHEQFPDLRQRRKMQEISLSPLSRTAAERFVRDALGEKVGAELIARLVERAEGNAFYLEELIRAIAQGKNHEGLPDTILAMVHTHLERLQPRTRRVLRAASVFGEVFWRGGVAELLGGQQRAATLSRELSLLLEEEIIVRRGAGKFAGEDEYGFRHALLRDGAYAMLTDEDRAAAHRVAGAWLERSGEDDAGYLAEHYELAGDPVRALDWWCRAAEQAFEANHLDAALRDAERAIAKGVTGERLGALRLVQAETYIWRNDHEPVAPWLDEASANLPRGSALWCKTMAGKLVVHAHHGNVPALAGVVGELQSIDPLPEARAAYVMPASFVVSFACALGIYPMAGAFLQRLLSFCDEPTKADPVAWGWALLAQRQCARFLGGNPCSYKELGEACVRSFESAGDTRNALLARAWWGHATLLAGAAGDAEEMMREMIPLTERIGLAYAGDTARAILALAIAQRGLFDEAAHEASIAATSLVSHNRVLAGFALTALAHVHRSAGALEKAESTAREAAGTLIASPPYRAHALAVLAEVLLDGGRLDEAREAATSSHEILTSIGTFEDAESRIRLVYAKTRESPTEALQQAHARLMARAATFHDTADRERFLSGVPENAELLARITSRR
- a CDS encoding sigma 54-interacting transcriptional regulator, producing MTTTTLTSTDDSEQTGNDGARERKDVGFIIVWSSSEPHRVGEIALLTSEKDVYVLGRSDKPEPGPGDVRPRVTFFRQRPGEVTRAGPLESQRISREQLQVWREPGEAVLHVKNVGRCRLFGESGDTEVSELSVRPGDLLELRGQVLLMCVERLAWVGPSGALRAYPPFEFGMADAHGIVGESPEAWRMREIVAFVAKRAGHVLVRGDSGTGKELVARALHALSDRQTRAMVSRNAATLPEGLIDAELFGNARNYPNAGMEARAGLVGEAHESTLFLDEFAELPSGLQAHLLRVLDAGEYTRLGEPRPRRADFRLIAATNRPLAALKQDVLARLPFRIELAGLGERREDIPLLLAHVLRSIHASDPEAVARFMDGTTPRLSADLVKSLLRHPYTTHARELSTLVWQSVMSSPGDRLEVPEVLARGPRKEVDTSPDIRLDTSTGELPVAGGDEDSLSPARIQACLDAHNGVIEHAWRALGLSSRHALARLIRKHRLELRRSPK
- a CDS encoding S9 family peptidase; its protein translation is MHMPRPLLPVFACALAACASTSPTAPQAPSVDVASPILPEVRAAAAGPHHAFNVDDMLAMERLEQLDVSPDGKLVVFTVSTADVTANKRRTDLWLATVDGASVRRLTTHPEGDFGARFAPDGKSIYFISRRSGSMQVHRLPLEGGEPSQVTSLPLDVDFAIPFPDGKRLLIAMEVYPDAATVEETAKRDEAKAKSPSKVMAFDQAMFRHWDKWDDGKRSHLFVWRPDGPPIDLMKGSPYDAPPGPFGGPDQVTISPDGRAVVFASKQVGREAAWSTNIDLWRVPTDGSAAPVSLTSKNPAEDTSPVFSPDGSKVAYLAMSRAGFEADRRRVVILDWKSGQSRVLTEAWDRSVATLTWSRNGKTLYATADNLGHRSLFGIAADSGKVTTLVQEGTVADVQVAGDRLVFLRDTLTNPAEIWVSGFDGRTPKPITHINDARVAAIDWGEPQQFTFDGAKGEKVHAWIVKPHGARGPVPVAMLIHGGPQSSFGNHFHYRWNPQIYAGRGFGAIMVDFHGSTGYGQAFTDAIRNDWGGAPYEDIMKGLDAALAKYPYLDKSRMVALGASYGGFMINWINGNTDRFKALVCHDGNLDETTAYFDTEELWFPEWEHGGTPWDNPEGYSKHSPMKLVKNWKTPTMVIHGGKDFRVVDTQGMSTFTALQRRGVPSRFVYFPDENHWVLKPQNSKRWHEEVLGWIEKYSK